A stretch of the Cytophagia bacterium CHB2 genome encodes the following:
- a CDS encoding glucosyl transferase: MKSAITTSIVLALLAAFLFLGGVNCKHNFVDPYAEPDTTSHNFTWQSWRFGGEAGSSYLNDVAIIDENNIWAVGTIYLKDSTGQPDPNIYNAVHWNGSEWEVKRVSVLYRGNIITPPLYGIYAFSANDIWLSSGVPVHGDGTNWAQFHLFDMGVLNQNDGYLTKLWGKSSSDLYYVGTLGTIAHYNGQRWRKVASGTNLDIQDIWGIVDTKTQEKLILCAASDKYQSSEMKIIRILPQNVVGEFDWTPQRKVHSVWFDVPTRIYACGSGFFIYKNGQWQQDETLPTIFKNRVRANHRNDLFLVGDLGLLTHYNGKSSRVYDSLSLPQGNYEGLAVRDDLVVAVGWNGDRAVVLRGVRANQPKHYIF; the protein is encoded by the coding sequence TTGAAAAGCGCCATAACCACTTCAATAGTCCTTGCGCTGCTTGCAGCCTTCTTGTTTTTGGGCGGCGTGAACTGCAAACACAACTTTGTTGATCCGTATGCTGAGCCGGACACCACCAGCCACAACTTCACCTGGCAGAGTTGGAGATTTGGCGGGGAAGCCGGCAGCAGTTACCTTAACGATGTTGCAATCATTGATGAGAACAACATTTGGGCGGTGGGTACAATTTACTTGAAGGACTCAACCGGTCAGCCCGACCCCAATATTTATAATGCAGTTCATTGGAATGGCAGCGAATGGGAAGTAAAAAGAGTCTCAGTTCTTTATCGTGGAAACATCATTACCCCGCCCTTATATGGAATTTATGCGTTTTCAGCAAATGATATTTGGCTCTCATCGGGTGTTCCGGTGCATGGCGATGGTACAAATTGGGCTCAATTTCATTTGTTCGATATGGGAGTGCTTAATCAGAATGACGGCTATTTGACAAAGCTCTGGGGAAAGTCATCTTCAGATTTATATTATGTTGGTACGCTAGGAACAATTGCCCACTACAACGGGCAGCGGTGGCGGAAGGTGGCGAGCGGCACGAATTTGGATATTCAGGATATCTGGGGTATCGTTGACACGAAAACGCAGGAGAAACTGATCCTATGTGCAGCTTCGGACAAATATCAGAGCAGCGAAATGAAGATTATTCGGATTTTGCCGCAGAATGTAGTTGGGGAGTTCGATTGGACACCACAAAGGAAAGTGCATTCTGTTTGGTTTGATGTACCGACCAGGATTTACGCTTGCGGCAGTGGATTCTTTATTTATAAGAACGGTCAGTGGCAGCAAGATGAAACCTTGCCAACGATCTTCAAGAATCGTGTAAGAGCAAACCATCGCAATGACCTGTTTCTTGTAGGTGATTTGGGTCTGCTAACGCACTACAACGGCAAAAGCTCGCGAGTATACGATTCCCTTAGCTTGCCACAAGGTAACTATGAGGGATTAGCAGTCAGGGATGACTTGGTTGTCGCTGTTGGCTGGAATGGAGATCGGGCCGTTGTTTTGCGTGGTGTTCGTGCCAATCAACCAAAACACTACATCTTTTAA